ACGCGTCCATCGACCGGGCAGGGGCTGCGCCTGACCAGTTGTTTCTCGCACATTCGGTCGATCAGCCCGGTGAGACTGGACTTCCCCATGGAAAGACGGTTTGCGATTTCGGAAACCGGTTGTCCGTCCTTTTCATTGAGCAGAAAGAGGACGGCGATCTGTGTGATCGTAAGCCCCGTGTTTTGCCGGGCCCGGTGATCTGCCGCGCGGAACACAGCCGAATAGGCGACTTGCAGAAGATAGAAGACGCGAAGTTTCTTGGACATCTGTTTGGTTCGAATGTGGACTAATTTAGTTTATATACGAACTAATATTACGGCAAACAAGGTTCTTTTTGACGTAAACGGAATGGTGGTTTTGACGGCAATCGCACTTGGAATTTGGAGCAAGCGTTGCTGGCCGCACGCTTCGAAAAGAATGAATCTCTTCAGCTAAATATCTGAGCGGCGAATTTGGATGTTCTGTGTTTCTGATCATGAAATTCAGGTCCGCCTATCCGCTGCAAATTATTGCGAATGAACAAAAAATTCGCTTGCTGTTGATCGCAAATAATGGACATGTTGTTTGGTAGTAGGCGCCGTGGGGCAAGACTATCATTTTACTCAAACAGCAGTGAACCGCCGCATCAGGCTTGCGGTGGCGAGCGGCTCTGTGTGCGTCCGGCACGGATTGATCGGCCCAGATGGGTTGTACTCCGGGCAGCGCTTTGCAACAGTAGGGTGGTCATGGATGAAATGACGGACAAACCAGAACCGGACACGCCGAAGCGCAAGGAACGCCCGCTCACAATCATTGGCTGGATGGAGCGAGTCAGCCTGCCTGATTTGGATCTTTTCGGCGTAAAAGCGAAGATTGATACGGGCGCGCGGACGTCTGCACTGCATGTCAGTGAAATCGAACATTTTGAACAGGATGGGGAACCCTGGGTCCGTTTTCTGACGTTGGACGCGGATGGACAAGGCGACCACTACGCCACCGCAAAAATTCATTCTGACCGGTGGATCAAGAACACAAGCGGTATCCCTGAAGAGCGGATCATCATCCGGACCCGGGCGCGGTTCGGAAACCGAACCTGGACCATTGATGTTTCTTTATCCGATCGCACAAACATGACGTTCCCGATGATCGTCGGGCGCTCTGCTTTGAAAAATCACGCGATCGCCGTCCATACCCGCCGCGCTTATTTGATCAGCGAGAAATGACGAATTCAGCTGAAAGGACGTATTATGAAAATTGCAATGCTGGCCCGGAACGCCAAACTCTATTCCCACCAACGTCTGAAAGAGGCTGCGGAAACGCGCGGACATGAGCTGGAAATCATCGACACCTTACGGTGTTACATGAACATCGCGTCGCGGCGGCCGGAAGTTTACTATAACGGGGAGAAGCTGACCGGATTTGATGCCGTTATTCCGCGGATTGGAGCATCTGTGACCTTTTACGGCATGGCGGTCCTGCGGCAGTTTGAAATGATGGGCGTCTATCCGCTGAATGAAAGCGTCGCGATCGGACGCTCGCGTGACAAGCTGCGCTCCATGCAGTTGATGGCCCGTGATGGAATCGGGCTACCAGTGACGACCTTTGCCCATGATCCGAAACAGACAGAAGAAGTCTTGAGGCTTGCAGGCGGGGCTCCGATCGTTATCAAGCTTTTGGAAGGCACGCAGGGGAT
This window of the Roseibium alexandrii DFL-11 genome carries:
- a CDS encoding MarR family winged helix-turn-helix transcriptional regulator, translated to MSKKLRVFYLLQVAYSAVFRAADHRARQNTGLTITQIAVLFLLNEKDGQPVSEIANRLSMGKSSLTGLIDRMCEKQLVRRSPCPVDGRVTRVYLEDTGRTAAQEASLHTRHYNAALLAPFTADEQDVIGRFLHHLATNADTIINGPSAGQSDGPDTDKGQSPS
- a CDS encoding ATP-dependent zinc protease family protein, coding for MTDKPEPDTPKRKERPLTIIGWMERVSLPDLDLFGVKAKIDTGARTSALHVSEIEHFEQDGEPWVRFLTLDADGQGDHYATAKIHSDRWIKNTSGIPEERIIIRTRARFGNRTWTIDVSLSDRTNMTFPMIVGRSALKNHAIAVHTRRAYLISEK